A stretch of the Bacteroidales bacterium genome encodes the following:
- a CDS encoding biopolymer transporter ExbD, whose product MAIKSRNKRSIEFSMASMSDMVFLLLIFFLISSTMISPNALKLLLPQSNSQVQAKPVTTVSITRDLQFYYETTRVDFEQLEPLLKAKLSGTQDPTVSLHVDRSVPMEQVVRVMNIAQRNRFRLILATAPEER is encoded by the coding sequence ATGGCCATTAAATCGCGCAATAAACGAAGCATAGAATTCAGCATGGCATCCATGTCGGATATGGTGTTTCTGTTGCTTATCTTTTTTCTCATCTCCTCTACCATGATCTCTCCCAATGCCCTCAAATTGCTTCTTCCCCAGAGCAACAGCCAGGTTCAGGCCAAACCGGTAACCACGGTCAGTATTACCCGTGACCTTCAGTTTTATTATGAAACTACCCGGGTAGATTTTGAACAATTGGAACCTTTACTCAAGGCCAAGCTGTCAGGAACTCAGGATCCAACAGTTTCGTTGCATGTTGACCGCAGTGTACCCATGGAACAGGTTGTCCGCGTAATGAATATTGCCCAGCGCAACCGCTTCCGGCTAATACTTGCCACAGCGCCCGAAGAACGATGA
- a CDS encoding TonB family protein, giving the protein MTDIFEHKKGLIGTVIAHAIAVVLLMFFGLRTPLPLPEEQGILVNFGTDLQGTGTVEPLQNVSPPREEKTQPAEKKEGVLTQDFEEAPVIEKKQETKKPVQKKTETRPQVKQEVKEPVKEEPKLNPRALYTGRKTSGEPSASEGEGLYKGNQGVPEGSPDATTHGQGSGTGTGGIQFSLSGRSYLSLPTPEYKYQVEGTVVVEILVDREGNVISATPGVKGSTTLNENLLQAARNAALKAKFNRKPDAPATQKGTITYHFLLQ; this is encoded by the coding sequence ATGACCGACATATTTGAACATAAGAAAGGTTTGATCGGTACCGTGATTGCCCACGCAATTGCTGTCGTACTTCTTATGTTTTTCGGGCTTCGTACGCCTCTTCCCTTACCTGAAGAACAGGGAATCCTGGTTAATTTTGGTACCGATTTGCAGGGAACCGGCACCGTGGAGCCTCTCCAGAATGTTTCGCCGCCCCGGGAGGAAAAGACACAGCCGGCTGAAAAAAAAGAAGGGGTTCTTACCCAGGATTTTGAAGAAGCTCCGGTCATTGAAAAGAAACAGGAAACCAAAAAGCCGGTGCAGAAAAAAACAGAAACCAGGCCGCAGGTAAAACAGGAAGTGAAAGAACCTGTGAAGGAAGAGCCTAAACTGAATCCACGGGCTTTATATACAGGGAGGAAAACTTCAGGGGAACCATCCGCAAGTGAAGGAGAAGGTTTGTATAAAGGGAATCAGGGGGTTCCTGAGGGAAGCCCTGATGCCACAACCCACGGGCAGGGCAGTGGTACGGGAACAGGAGGAATCCAGTTTTCGCTCAGCGGGCGCAGTTATCTTTCCCTTCCCACTCCCGAGTATAAATATCAGGTGGAAGGAACAGTGGTTGTTGAGATTCTTGTTGACCGCGAAGGGAATGTCATTTCAGCCACACCGGGTGTAAAGGGATCCACCACCCTGAATGAGAATCTGCTTCAGGCTGCCAGAAATGCTGCACTGAAGGCAAAATTCAACCGGAAACCTGACGCTCCTGCCACCCAGAAAGGAACCATTACCTATCATTTTCTCCTCCAGTAG
- a CDS encoding glycosyltransferase family 4 protein: MKRSIALAVTNDLATDQRLHRIAHTLSENGLRITLIGRWHKNIPEAELPFRVVHLNPIFQEGFLFYAFFNIRLFFYLLFHRFDAVTANDLDTLTACYLACRIKRIPLLYDSHEYFTGLPELVDRPFVRNVWKLIERMFLPRIRFSSTVCRPVAELYFQQYGVHMEVIRNVPWYRPSVTAERESKVRTIIYQGSINVGRGIENVIRALPFLPEVRFVIAGDGYQRREIEGLVQAEGLTRQVQFAGRLLPDELYRQTLQADVGVSLEERIGDNYYFALPNKLFDYIQARIPVLVSAFPAMKEIVDTYGIGLTTESQAPEHLASLFQQMLYNEALRREWKVNLEKAAHDLCWEKEREKLLKLYRQAKLI, translated from the coding sequence ATGAAAAGATCCATTGCCCTTGCGGTGACAAATGACCTGGCCACTGACCAGAGGTTGCACCGGATTGCGCATACCCTTTCGGAAAATGGGCTCCGGATTACACTGATTGGCCGCTGGCATAAAAATATCCCGGAGGCAGAACTTCCGTTTCGTGTTGTGCATCTGAATCCGATTTTCCAGGAAGGATTTCTTTTCTATGCATTTTTTAATATCCGACTGTTTTTTTATTTGCTTTTTCACCGCTTCGATGCAGTAACAGCCAATGATCTTGATACGCTTACAGCTTGTTATCTGGCCTGCCGGATCAAGCGTATCCCGTTGCTTTACGACAGCCATGAATATTTTACCGGACTGCCGGAACTGGTTGACAGGCCTTTTGTACGAAATGTCTGGAAGCTGATCGAGCGAATGTTCCTCCCCCGGATCCGTTTTTCCTCCACTGTTTGCAGACCTGTTGCTGAATTGTATTTTCAGCAGTACGGCGTCCACATGGAAGTAATCCGCAATGTTCCATGGTACAGACCATCCGTTACAGCTGAGAGAGAAAGCAAGGTACGCACCATAATCTATCAGGGGAGCATTAATGTCGGACGTGGCATTGAAAATGTGATAAGGGCGCTTCCTTTTCTTCCGGAGGTTCGCTTTGTCATAGCCGGAGATGGTTACCAGCGCCGTGAAATTGAAGGTCTTGTTCAGGCTGAAGGCCTTACGCGGCAGGTGCAGTTTGCGGGAAGGCTATTGCCGGATGAGTTATACCGGCAAACCCTGCAGGCTGATGTGGGAGTGTCACTTGAAGAGCGCATAGGCGACAATTATTATTTCGCCCTGCCAAATAAACTCTTCGACTACATTCAGGCACGCATACCGGTATTGGTATCTGCATTTCCGGCAATGAAAGAAATTGTTGATACTTATGGAATTGGTCTAACCACAGAATCACAGGCCCCGGAACATCTGGCTTCGCTTTTTCAGCAAATGTTGTACAATGAAGCATTGCGCCGCGAATGGAAAGTCAATCTGGAAAAGGCCGCTCATGACCTATGCTGGGAGAAGGAAAGGGAAAAACTTCTGAAGCTATACAGGCAGGCAAAGTTGATTTAA
- a CDS encoding MotA/TolQ/ExbB proton channel family protein, which yields MMIMNLLMQISTRAAADSAYAHGAKEISLSYWDLMLKGGPVMIPIAILSVIGIYIFVERYFAIRAAAKVDQNFMNRIKDYIHDGKIEAAVALCQSMPNPVARMIEKGLLRIGRPLSDVNTAIENVGQLEVYNLEKGLPTLAIVAGGSPMLGFLGTVSGMIRAFYDMSMAGNNIDITLLSSGIYEAMVTTLAGLAVGIIAYFGYNILVANVEKVVNNLEATSVEFMDLLNEPVK from the coding sequence ATGATGATTATGAACCTGCTTATGCAGATCAGCACCCGTGCTGCTGCTGATTCAGCTTATGCCCACGGAGCCAAGGAGATAAGCCTTTCATACTGGGACCTTATGCTGAAAGGTGGGCCGGTAATGATTCCTATCGCTATCCTTTCGGTGATTGGCATATACATTTTTGTGGAAAGATATTTTGCCATAAGGGCTGCGGCAAAAGTGGACCAGAATTTTATGAACCGGATCAAAGACTATATCCATGACGGGAAAATTGAAGCCGCGGTTGCTTTATGCCAGTCAATGCCCAATCCCGTTGCCCGGATGATAGAAAAAGGCCTGCTCCGTATTGGCCGTCCGCTGAGTGACGTTAATACGGCTATTGAAAACGTTGGCCAGCTCGAAGTCTATAATCTGGAAAAAGGTCTGCCCACCCTGGCAATTGTGGCCGGTGGCTCTCCGATGCTCGGGTTTCTGGGAACCGTCAGCGGAATGATCAGAGCATTCTACGATATGTCAATGGCCGGGAACAATATTGATATTACCTTGCTTTCAAGTGGTATCTACGAGGCCATGGTAACAACCCTCGCCGGTCTTGCTGTGGGAATTATTGCTTACTTTGGCTATAATATACTGGTAGCTAATGTCGAAAAGGTGGTAAACAATCTGGAAGCTACTTCCGTTGAATTTATGGATCTGTTGAATGAACCTGTGAAATAA
- the murB gene encoding UDP-N-acetylmuramate dehydrogenase — protein MIKFSENVSLRNLNTFRIEAQARYYYFCTDPEQIPEVLAEWPQKESLLIMGGGSNLLFTKNFEGLVLRIGFTGIQMVHKNKEYVIVEAAAGENWDEFVDWTVERNFGGLENLSLIPGTVGASPVQNIGAYGTEAGNSIESVTYYSIDEKTIKTLPSQACGFGYRTSIFKNQMAGNSIILSVRFRLSLHPVLNTEYKGLKEEMRQYAGPGIRAVRQAVIAIRRRKLPDPAQVGNAGSFFKNPVVPEEDFSALVKENPDIPFFPAGKGFVKLPAAWLIEKCGWKGYRKGDAGVHPHQPLVLVNYGAAAGREILELANAVQASVYQQFGINLEPEVRII, from the coding sequence ATGATCAAATTTTCCGAGAATGTCTCTCTCCGAAATCTGAATACCTTCCGTATTGAGGCGCAGGCAAGATACTATTATTTCTGCACCGATCCGGAGCAGATACCTGAGGTGCTTGCAGAATGGCCTCAGAAGGAATCCCTGCTGATTATGGGAGGCGGAAGCAACCTTCTGTTTACCAAGAACTTTGAAGGCCTGGTTCTCCGGATAGGATTTACCGGAATACAGATGGTACATAAGAATAAGGAATATGTGATTGTTGAAGCGGCGGCGGGTGAAAACTGGGATGAATTTGTTGACTGGACAGTTGAAAGGAACTTTGGCGGACTGGAAAACCTTTCCCTGATTCCGGGAACTGTTGGTGCCAGTCCCGTACAGAACATCGGAGCATACGGAACTGAAGCCGGAAACAGCATCGAATCAGTTACTTACTACTCCATCGACGAGAAAACCATAAAAACCCTTCCATCGCAGGCCTGCGGTTTTGGATACCGTACGAGCATATTTAAAAATCAGATGGCCGGAAACTCCATCATTCTGTCGGTGAGATTCCGCCTCAGCCTCCATCCTGTTTTGAACACAGAGTACAAAGGCCTGAAGGAAGAAATGCGGCAGTATGCAGGGCCAGGAATACGTGCTGTCCGCCAGGCAGTTATTGCCATACGCCGCCGGAAGCTCCCCGATCCGGCTCAGGTGGGAAATGCAGGCAGTTTCTTCAAAAATCCTGTCGTTCCCGAAGAAGATTTTTCCGCCCTGGTAAAAGAAAATCCTGATATTCCTTTCTTTCCGGCAGGAAAAGGGTTTGTCAAATTACCTGCCGCCTGGCTGATAGAAAAATGTGGTTGGAAAGGATACAGAAAAGGAGATGCCGGGGTTCACCCTCATCAGCCGCTGGTTCTTGTAAATTACGGTGCAGCTGCCGGCAGGGAAATACTCGAACTGGCCAATGCAGTTCAGGCATCAGTATATCAACAATTCGGAATTAACCTTGAACCGGAAGTGCGCATTATATAA